In Labilithrix sp., a genomic segment contains:
- a CDS encoding S1 RNA-binding domain-containing protein encodes MGDSFAALFEAQGAADMSRGRRKRVKVGDRLEAVVVQIGKDLVFVELDGKQQAFIEASELRNADGEIDVAVGEVIRAHVVEVNEASGGVRLGRSIGRPGNMQAIEQAKETGVAVEGKVTGVNKGGLEVDLGGGTRAFCPSSQASDRFVQNMNDLIGQSLRFVVTDFKEGGKNIVVSRRALLEREASETMAKAMSEIVPGAVLKGTVSSVRDFGAFIDLGGVEGMIPRSEISHDRSVAITEALKPGDVVEVSVVSVKDAEPDAKDGKKKGRGPQKKISLSLKALAADPWEGLDLAEGRVVLGTVTRTTDFGRFVRIAPGVEGLLHVSELGRDFKAEEGEEVRVVVKKMDRQAKKIGLVPAPDDAQVGATIQQTSADLKVNAVVTGTVERIETYGIFVQVEGTKGRAGRGLVPNVELGVPRGTDLRKAFPEGTKVTAKVLETGEGKLRLSIKGAQDAAERADFEAARGKVATPKSLGTFADLLKGKKLS; translated from the coding sequence ATGGGGGATTCTTTCGCAGCGCTGTTCGAGGCGCAGGGCGCGGCGGACATGTCGCGCGGCCGGCGAAAGCGAGTGAAGGTGGGCGACCGTCTCGAGGCGGTCGTCGTGCAGATCGGCAAGGACCTCGTCTTCGTCGAGCTCGATGGCAAGCAGCAGGCGTTCATCGAGGCGAGCGAGCTTCGCAACGCGGACGGCGAGATCGACGTCGCGGTCGGCGAGGTGATCCGCGCGCACGTCGTCGAGGTGAACGAGGCGAGCGGCGGCGTCCGCCTCGGCCGCTCGATCGGCCGCCCCGGCAACATGCAGGCGATCGAGCAAGCGAAGGAGACCGGGGTCGCGGTCGAGGGCAAGGTCACCGGCGTGAACAAGGGCGGCCTCGAGGTCGACCTCGGCGGCGGTACGCGCGCGTTCTGTCCCTCGTCGCAGGCGAGCGATCGCTTCGTCCAGAACATGAACGACCTCATCGGCCAGTCGCTCCGCTTCGTCGTCACCGACTTCAAGGAGGGCGGGAAGAACATCGTCGTGTCGCGGCGCGCGCTCCTCGAGCGCGAGGCGAGCGAGACGATGGCGAAGGCGATGAGCGAGATCGTCCCCGGCGCGGTGCTCAAGGGCACCGTGTCGAGCGTGCGCGACTTCGGCGCGTTCATCGATCTCGGCGGCGTCGAGGGCATGATCCCGCGCTCGGAGATCTCGCACGATCGCTCGGTCGCGATCACGGAGGCGCTCAAGCCGGGCGACGTGGTGGAGGTCTCGGTCGTCAGCGTGAAGGACGCCGAGCCGGACGCGAAGGACGGCAAGAAGAAGGGCCGCGGCCCGCAGAAGAAGATCTCGCTCTCGCTCAAGGCGCTCGCGGCCGATCCGTGGGAGGGCCTCGACCTCGCGGAGGGCCGCGTCGTCCTCGGCACGGTGACGCGGACGACCGACTTCGGCCGCTTCGTCCGCATCGCGCCCGGGGTCGAGGGCCTGCTCCACGTCTCGGAGCTGGGGCGTGATTTCAAGGCGGAGGAGGGCGAAGAGGTCCGCGTCGTCGTGAAGAAGATGGACCGTCAGGCGAAGAAGATCGGCCTCGTCCCCGCGCCCGACGACGCGCAGGTCGGGGCGACGATCCAGCAGACGAGCGCCGACCTCAAGGTGAACGCGGTCGTCACCGGCACCGTCGAGCGCATCGAGACGTACGGCATCTTCGTGCAGGTCGAGGGCACGAAGGGCCGCGCCGGTCGCGGCCTCGTCCCGAACGTGGAGCTCGGCGTCCCGCGCGGCACCGACCTCCGCAAGGCCTTCCCCGAAGGCACGAAGGTGACGGCGAAGGTCCTCGAGACGGGCGAGGGCAAGCTTCGCCTCTCGATCAAGGGCGCGCAGGACGCCGCCGAGCGCGCCGACTTCGAGGCCGCGCGGGGCAAGGTCGCGACGCCGAAGTCGCTCGGCACCTTCGCGGACCTGCTCAAGGGCAAGAAGCTCTCTTGA